A single Altererythrobacter sp. BO-6 DNA region contains:
- a CDS encoding SDR family oxidoreductase yields the protein MAGRVEGKVALVTGGAMGLGKADCELLAREGAHVIVTDREVELAHEVAHAVHGDAYALDVTQEDQWQDVIAAVEQRHGRLDILVNNAGNVIFENILECSLDHFRLHMAIHVEGTFLGCKYAIPLMAKSGGGSIINMASTASLMGYGTIPAYTAAKGAIRSMTKSIAMFCQDEGNGIRCNVLMPGGIETPMVRDISGRAGEALMEIPDGVLPKESLGAPRDVANAVLFLAEDASRFLTGVEIPIDNGLFARPER from the coding sequence ATGGCGGGACGGGTCGAAGGGAAGGTCGCCCTGGTTACAGGCGGCGCGATGGGGCTGGGCAAGGCCGATTGCGAGCTGCTGGCGCGCGAAGGAGCGCATGTGATCGTGACCGACCGCGAGGTCGAGCTGGCGCATGAAGTTGCGCATGCGGTGCATGGCGATGCCTATGCGCTCGATGTGACCCAGGAGGACCAGTGGCAGGACGTGATAGCCGCCGTCGAGCAGCGCCACGGGCGGCTCGATATCCTCGTCAACAATGCCGGCAATGTCATCTTCGAGAACATCCTCGAATGCTCGCTCGATCACTTCCGCCTTCACATGGCGATCCATGTCGAAGGCACTTTCCTGGGCTGCAAATACGCCATTCCGCTGATGGCGAAATCGGGCGGCGGTTCGATCATCAACATGGCCTCCACCGCGTCGCTGATGGGATATGGCACGATCCCGGCCTATACTGCGGCCAAGGGCGCGATCCGATCGATGACCAAGTCGATTGCGATGTTCTGCCAGGACGAAGGCAACGGCATTCGCTGCAACGTGCTGATGCCGGGCGGAATCGAAACGCCGATGGTGCGCGACATTTCGGGCCGTGCGGGGGAGGCCTTGATGGAGATCCCCGATGGCGTGCTGCCAAAGGAATCGCTCGGTGCACCCAGGGATGTTGCCAATGCCGTGCTGTTCCTCGCCGAAGATGCCTCGCGCTTCCTGACAGGGGTGGAAATTCCGATCGACAATGGCCTCTTCGCCCGCCCCGAACGCTGA
- a CDS encoding MFS transporter, which produces MASSPAPNAERAEEAPGRYRWYVLTLLIFTLLFSVADRLVFSILLEQIKAEFEFSDTQLGLLGGLAFTATYIVAGFPAARLADRSVRKNIVAGAISFWSAMTALCGMAVGFWSLFFARTGVGVGEGCSGPASQSMLADFFPRRELARAMGFLTLGSTLGTVTGLMAGGLLAEAFGWRWAFILMALPGFVIGGFLYLTVREPPRGRYAPKGARIEQAPLGETLRSLLANKVFLGLAFGWAVQIMIGYAMAFWLAPAMIRLFGVSVGDVALYLGLAFLIGGIPGPIMGGFVTDWLARHDERWRAWLPGIVSLGAILPLWIAFEAGSFALFLGLFALAYGVYVASQAPIMSGIQSAVEPSQRGMAVAFALFFNNLIGQAFGLGVIGWLSDTLEPTRGNAALGDAVLYVSLAAGIAALAIFAWTARQMRLTGYLEKIANS; this is translated from the coding sequence ATGGCCTCTTCGCCCGCCCCGAACGCTGAACGCGCGGAGGAGGCACCCGGCCGCTATCGCTGGTATGTCCTGACGCTGCTGATCTTCACGCTGCTGTTCAGCGTGGCCGATCGGCTCGTCTTTTCGATCCTGCTCGAACAGATCAAGGCCGAGTTCGAATTCAGCGACACCCAGCTGGGCCTGCTGGGCGGGCTGGCCTTTACCGCCACTTATATCGTCGCTGGCTTTCCCGCCGCCCGGCTGGCCGACCGTTCGGTGCGCAAGAATATCGTGGCGGGCGCGATCAGTTTCTGGAGTGCGATGACCGCTCTGTGCGGCATGGCGGTGGGCTTCTGGTCGCTGTTCTTCGCGCGCACCGGGGTTGGCGTAGGCGAGGGCTGCTCCGGCCCCGCCTCGCAATCGATGCTGGCCGATTTCTTCCCGCGCCGCGAACTGGCCCGGGCGATGGGCTTCCTGACGCTGGGCTCGACCTTGGGCACGGTGACGGGGCTGATGGCCGGGGGATTGCTGGCCGAGGCATTCGGCTGGCGCTGGGCCTTTATCCTGATGGCGCTGCCCGGCTTCGTGATCGGCGGATTTCTCTACCTGACCGTGCGCGAGCCGCCGCGCGGGCGCTATGCCCCAAAAGGCGCGCGGATCGAGCAGGCGCCGCTGGGCGAAACGCTGCGATCGCTGCTCGCCAACAAGGTTTTCCTTGGCCTGGCCTTCGGCTGGGCGGTCCAGATCATGATCGGCTATGCCATGGCCTTCTGGCTGGCCCCGGCGATGATCCGCCTGTTCGGCGTTTCGGTGGGCGATGTCGCGCTTTACTTGGGCCTTGCATTCCTGATTGGCGGCATCCCCGGGCCGATCATGGGCGGCTTCGTGACCGACTGGCTGGCCCGGCATGACGAGCGCTGGCGCGCGTGGCTGCCGGGTATTGTCAGCCTGGGTGCGATCCTGCCGCTGTGGATTGCCTTCGAAGCGGGCAGTTTTGCGCTGTTCCTCGGCCTCTTCGCACTCGCATATGGTGTCTACGTAGCCAGCCAGGCGCCGATCATGTCGGGGATCCAGTCGGCGGTCGAACCCTCGCAGCGCGGCATGGCGGTGGCCTTCGCTTTGTTCTTCAACAACCTCATTGGGCAGGCATTCGGCCTGGGCGTGATCGGCTGGCTCAGCGACACGCTGGAGCCGACCCGCGGCAATGCCGCGCTGGGCGATGCAGTGCTTTATGTCAGCTTGGCGGCGGGGATCGCGGCGCTGGCGATCTTCGCCTGGACCGCACGGCAGATGCGGCTGACAGGCTATCTGGAGAAGATCGCCAACAGCTAA
- a CDS encoding SDR family oxidoreductase, protein MPDLSGKAAIVTGCASGIGAATVRRLVADGAQVLGTDLNAEAGQALCDEVGAQFLQQDVADEARWEEVVSAAVETFGRLDILVNNAGTVSSRSIGEVDMAAWSRVIAVNLTGTMLGCRAAIDAMVANTGGASGAIINISSTTAITPLPTDVGYSASKAGVRALSKSVATWYAQQGHAIRCNTVIPGATDTGILDAAEQVTPGLKAAVAATSPMNRLADPAETAAAIAFLASDECPFMTGADMLIDGGALSIHPGF, encoded by the coding sequence ATGCCGGACCTGTCCGGAAAGGCAGCGATCGTCACCGGCTGCGCCAGCGGGATCGGCGCGGCGACGGTGCGGCGATTGGTCGCCGATGGTGCGCAAGTGCTGGGGACCGATCTCAACGCTGAAGCCGGACAAGCGCTGTGCGACGAAGTCGGCGCGCAATTCTTGCAGCAGGATGTGGCTGACGAAGCGCGCTGGGAGGAAGTGGTGTCCGCAGCGGTCGAGACGTTTGGTCGGCTCGATATCCTGGTCAACAATGCCGGCACCGTTTCATCGCGATCGATCGGCGAAGTCGACATGGCGGCCTGGAGCCGTGTGATCGCCGTGAACCTGACCGGCACCATGCTGGGCTGCCGCGCGGCGATCGACGCGATGGTTGCGAATACTGGAGGTGCATCTGGCGCTATAATCAACATATCTTCGACTACAGCGATTACCCCGCTGCCCACCGATGTCGGCTATTCGGCGAGCAAGGCCGGCGTGCGCGCGCTCAGCAAGTCGGTCGCCACCTGGTACGCGCAGCAGGGCCATGCAATCCGCTGCAACACAGTGATCCCCGGCGCGACCGACACCGGAATTCTCGATGCGGCAGAACAGGTTACGCCGGGCCTCAAAGCCGCCGTCGCGGCCACTTCACCGATGAACCGGCTGGCCGATCCAGCCGAAACCGCCGCGGCGATCGCCTTTCTCGCCAGCGACGAATGCCCTTTCATGACCGGCGCGGACATGCTGATCGACGGCGGAGCGCTGAGCATCCATCCCGGCTTTTAG
- a CDS encoding glutathione S-transferase family protein, giving the protein MTKLHSSLGPNPRLVRMFMVEKGLKEGSDFERVHYDIIAGENRQSASLTGKNELQTLPVLELDDGTCLTESWPICEFIEEMHPEPNLFGETPKERAEVRKWARLFDQEVVVPMTMGFRATSGRPMFEPRMPVVSAEAGAELTAMSDAKWRWFDQKLGSSNHLALGRFTFADLLMFAFANFGFTIGWKLPEGTDNLARFVATHNQRECAGIWQQAE; this is encoded by the coding sequence ATGACCAAGCTCCATTCCAGCCTAGGCCCCAATCCGCGCCTGGTGCGCATGTTCATGGTCGAAAAAGGCCTGAAAGAAGGGAGCGATTTCGAGCGCGTCCATTATGACATCATCGCCGGCGAAAACCGGCAAAGCGCCAGCCTGACCGGCAAGAACGAGCTGCAGACGCTGCCGGTGCTGGAACTCGACGATGGCACCTGCCTGACCGAAAGCTGGCCGATCTGCGAATTCATCGAGGAGATGCATCCGGAGCCGAACCTGTTCGGAGAGACACCAAAGGAACGCGCCGAAGTGCGCAAATGGGCGCGGCTGTTCGACCAGGAAGTGGTGGTGCCCATGACCATGGGCTTTCGCGCCACCAGCGGGCGCCCGATGTTCGAACCGCGCATGCCGGTGGTCAGCGCCGAAGCCGGCGCCGAACTGACCGCCATGTCCGATGCCAAATGGCGCTGGTTCGATCAGAAGCTGGGCAGCAGCAATCACCTGGCGCTGGGCCGCTTCACCTTCGCCGACCTGCTGATGTTTGCCTTTGCCAATTTCGGCTTCACGATCGGCTGGAAGCTGCCCGAGGGGACGGACAACCTCGCGCGCTTTGTCGCAACGCATAACCAGCGCGAATGTGCGGGCATCTGGCAACAGGCCGAATAA
- a CDS encoding acyl-CoA dehydrogenase family protein: MDFRLTDEQRELQDAARKFARAELPELARDMEEKDYCVPHEMIRKYGEMGFLGVNLPVEYGGLGLGHLEALLVLEEFAQISNAVAFPVFEALVGPVRTIERFGSEEMKARILPEVIKGEKVVAVSMSEPDAGTALTDLKTRAVADGDHYVVNGYKRWTSGGGHSDYYVTYCRYNDEPGAKGIGAILLERDAPGMQFGKREQLMGFRGIATADFAIEDVRVSKENVIVSAGGFGRLMSAFGLERCGNATQSLGVAAAALEQATAYVQERQAFGKPIAEFQAVQIKLAEMAMKVDAARLLIHRAAANAAHLPDGLPTVYESSLAKCYANEIVREVASMGIQVMGGYGYHKDYGMEQRLRDGFAWGIAGGTTDVQKTNIAAAMIGRRFDQRR, encoded by the coding sequence ATGGATTTCCGCCTGACCGACGAACAGCGCGAATTGCAGGATGCCGCGCGCAAATTCGCCCGCGCCGAATTGCCCGAACTGGCGCGCGACATGGAGGAAAAAGACTACTGCGTCCCGCACGAGATGATCCGCAAATATGGCGAGATGGGCTTCCTGGGCGTCAACCTGCCGGTCGAGTACGGCGGGCTGGGTCTGGGTCACCTCGAGGCGCTGCTGGTGCTGGAGGAATTCGCGCAAATTTCGAACGCTGTCGCTTTCCCGGTGTTCGAAGCGCTGGTCGGCCCGGTCCGCACGATCGAGCGGTTCGGTTCGGAGGAGATGAAAGCGCGCATTTTGCCCGAGGTCATCAAGGGCGAGAAGGTGGTCGCGGTTTCCATGTCGGAACCTGACGCGGGCACCGCGCTGACCGACCTCAAGACCCGCGCCGTGGCTGATGGCGATCACTACGTCGTCAACGGTTACAAGCGCTGGACCAGCGGCGGCGGCCATTCGGACTATTACGTCACCTATTGCCGCTACAATGACGAGCCGGGCGCCAAGGGCATCGGCGCGATTCTGCTGGAGCGCGATGCGCCGGGCATGCAGTTCGGGAAGCGCGAACAGCTGATGGGCTTTCGCGGCATCGCCACCGCCGATTTCGCGATCGAGGACGTGCGGGTATCCAAGGAAAACGTGATCGTCAGCGCGGGCGGTTTCGGCAGGCTGATGAGCGCTTTCGGGCTTGAGCGCTGCGGCAATGCCACGCAGAGCCTGGGGGTGGCGGCGGCCGCGCTGGAACAGGCAACCGCCTACGTCCAGGAACGCCAGGCTTTCGGCAAGCCGATCGCCGAATTCCAGGCGGTGCAGATCAAGCTGGCGGAAATGGCGATGAAGGTGGATGCGGCGCGCCTGCTGATCCACCGCGCTGCCGCCAATGCCGCACACCTGCCGGATGGCCTGCCAACCGTGTACGAAAGCTCGCTCGCCAAATGCTACGCCAACGAAATCGTGCGCGAAGTCGCTTCGATGGGGATCCAGGTGATGGGCGGCTACGGCTATCACAAGGATTATGGCATGGAGCAGCGGCTGCGCGACGGTTTTGCCTGGGGGATCGCGGGCGGCACCACCGATGTGCAGAAGACCAATATCGCGGCGGCGATGATCGGGCGGCGGTTCGACCAGCGGCGCTGA
- a CDS encoding PH domain-containing protein has protein sequence MDEHTPASPPAAPHPATPAAAPATTPVVDGHGDEQELTPLHPNYRSALRVEATLTSIPFIIGALVLESAEVLPKAVIIGPVALIALLVILRLPMRRFAARGYAMSTDRLRVVRGLLFRHDTVVPFGRVQHIDVNQGPIERFFGIATLTLHTAGTHNASVNLPGLGETLARDMREEIRSHIKREAL, from the coding sequence ATGGACGAACACACTCCGGCTTCGCCGCCCGCCGCTCCCCATCCTGCAACGCCCGCCGCCGCGCCTGCGACCACCCCGGTCGTCGATGGCCATGGCGACGAGCAGGAGCTGACCCCGCTTCACCCCAATTACCGTTCGGCCTTGCGGGTGGAAGCGACGCTGACGTCGATCCCGTTCATTATCGGCGCGCTGGTGCTGGAAAGCGCGGAAGTGCTGCCCAAAGCGGTGATCATCGGCCCGGTCGCGTTGATCGCGCTGCTGGTGATCCTGCGGCTGCCGATGCGGCGGTTCGCGGCGCGCGGCTATGCCATGAGCACGGACCGGCTGCGGGTCGTGCGTGGGCTGCTGTTCCGCCACGATACGGTGGTGCCGTTCGGCCGGGTCCAGCATATCGACGTCAACCAGGGCCCGATCGAGCGCTTCTTCGGAATCGCGACGCTGACGCTACATACAGCGGGCACGCACAATGCCTCGGTCAATCTGCCCGGACTCGGCGAAACGCTGGCGCGCGACATGCGTGAGGAAATCCGCAGCCATATCAAGCGCGAGGCGCTGTGA
- a CDS encoding PH domain-containing protein, which yields MSEPALSRTAEPRRTAPIGLLVNAIASLRQTVFPLLIAGFAFREDLEKLGGVLVVVAIIPLVSLGMAYLHWLRRTYTTGAEDIRVESGIVSRAARSVPYERIQDVSLEQKFLPRLFGLVEVKFETGAGGADDLTLAYLTEAEGEALRRLIREQRDDAEAAAAGSATEAGAAADDETGDVLFAMDTPRLVKFGLFEFSLAVFAVIGGLFQYAETFMGIELWDPKLWLNLAESQQGKLAALGPMAQVLSAVAGFIALLAVGSITGLTRTFLRDWGFVLEKTARGFRRRRGLFTRTDVVMPVHRVQAVEIGTGLVRYRFGWHGLKFVSLAQDAGSSSHVVAPFAQLDEIDPIIRAAKFEPPSDSLDWHRLSRKYRFDSALIEGGFFALLAIPVAIFAPLPFVLVPLGLAAFFAGANLYSWQFHRHALSATHIFNRRGLLSPRTQIASRVKLHSVEISQGPIAQRRGYATLHLGLAGGSFSMAGIPADQARELRSAILGSIAARDYSQIQG from the coding sequence GTGAGCGAGCCTGCCCTGTCGCGCACCGCCGAGCCGCGCCGCACCGCGCCGATCGGCTTGCTGGTCAACGCAATTGCCAGCCTGCGCCAGACGGTGTTCCCGCTGCTGATTGCCGGCTTTGCCTTCCGCGAAGATCTGGAAAAGCTTGGCGGCGTGCTGGTGGTGGTGGCGATCATCCCGTTGGTGAGCCTTGGCATGGCCTATCTTCACTGGCTGCGCCGCACCTACACCACCGGCGCCGAAGACATCCGCGTCGAAAGCGGCATTGTCAGCCGTGCGGCCCGCTCGGTGCCCTACGAGCGGATCCAGGACGTGAGCCTCGAGCAGAAATTCCTGCCGCGCCTGTTCGGGCTGGTGGAAGTCAAGTTCGAGACCGGTGCCGGCGGCGCCGATGACCTGACGCTGGCTTATCTTACCGAAGCCGAGGGCGAAGCCCTGCGCCGCCTGATTCGCGAACAGCGCGATGACGCCGAAGCCGCGGCAGCGGGAAGTGCGACAGAGGCTGGGGCAGCCGCCGACGATGAAACGGGCGATGTGCTGTTTGCGATGGACACACCGCGGCTGGTCAAATTCGGGCTGTTCGAATTCTCGCTGGCGGTGTTCGCGGTGATCGGCGGCCTGTTCCAATATGCTGAAACCTTCATGGGGATCGAGCTGTGGGACCCCAAGCTGTGGCTCAACCTGGCAGAGAGCCAGCAAGGCAAGCTGGCGGCGCTGGGGCCGATGGCGCAGGTGCTCAGCGCGGTGGCCGGGTTCATTGCCCTACTCGCGGTGGGTTCGATCACGGGGCTGACCCGCACCTTCCTGCGTGACTGGGGCTTTGTGCTGGAAAAGACCGCCCGCGGTTTCCGCCGCCGCCGCGGCCTGTTCACCCGGACCGATGTGGTCATGCCGGTCCACCGCGTTCAGGCGGTGGAGATCGGCACCGGCCTCGTCCGTTACCGCTTTGGCTGGCACGGGCTCAAGTTCGTCAGCCTGGCGCAGGATGCCGGTTCGTCGAGCCATGTTGTCGCGCCCTTCGCGCAGCTGGACGAGATTGATCCGATCATCCGTGCGGCAAAATTCGAGCCGCCCTCGGACAGCCTCGACTGGCACCGCCTAAGTCGCAAATACCGGTTCGATTCCGCGCTGATTGAAGGCGGCTTCTTCGCGCTGCTGGCAATCCCGGTGGCGATCTTTGCGCCATTGCCATTCGTGCTGGTGCCGCTGGGGCTGGCCGCGTTCTTTGCCGGGGCGAACCTCTATTCCTGGCAGTTTCATCGCCACGCGCTGTCAGCAACGCATATCTTCAACCGGCGCGGGCTGCTTTCGCCGCGCACGCAAATCGCCTCGCGGGTGAAGCTCCATTCGGTGGAAATTTCGCAAGGCCCGATTGCCCAGCGGCGCGGCTATGCCACGCTTCACCTCGGGCTGGCCGGGGGCAGCTTTTCGATGGCGGGCATTCCGGCCGATCAGGCGCGCGAATTGCGCAGCGCCATCCTCGGCAGCATTGCGGCGCGGGATTATTCGCAAATCCAGGGCTGA
- a CDS encoding DMT family transporter: protein MSDAPAPHALLRPNIAIPFLLVALIWGSTWFVITTQIAAAPALWSVTWRFAMATPAMFALALVLRYPLAMPRPAHLLALAMGLFQFCGNYVFVYMSEFHLTSGIVALLIGMMLVPNAILGRMLLGEPITRRFMLGSAIALGGIGLLLLNEARVAPLGGNVALGTGLALIAMVAASIANVIQAGPTGKSVPLVTLLAWSMLYGTLIDGGLAWFFEGPPVVPTSQAYWLGTAWLAIAGSVVTFPLYYDLVRKLGAGRAAYNGVLVVVIAMAISTMFEGYRWTALSVCGAVLSMIGLVVALRARQVARES, encoded by the coding sequence ATGAGCGATGCTCCCGCGCCGCACGCGCTGCTGCGGCCCAACATTGCGATCCCGTTCCTGCTGGTCGCGTTGATCTGGGGGTCGACCTGGTTCGTCATCACTACCCAGATTGCCGCGGCGCCGGCCTTGTGGTCGGTCACCTGGCGCTTCGCCATGGCGACCCCCGCGATGTTCGCGCTGGCGCTGGTGCTACGCTATCCACTGGCGATGCCGCGTCCGGCACATCTCCTCGCCCTGGCGATGGGACTGTTCCAGTTCTGCGGCAATTACGTGTTCGTCTACATGTCCGAATTCCACCTGACGTCGGGCATCGTCGCGCTGTTGATCGGCATGATGCTGGTGCCCAATGCCATCCTCGGGCGGATGCTGCTGGGCGAGCCGATTACCCGGCGCTTCATGCTTGGCAGCGCGATTGCGCTCGGCGGGATCGGCTTGCTGCTGCTCAACGAAGCGCGCGTGGCGCCACTGGGTGGGAATGTCGCGCTGGGTACGGGGCTGGCGCTGATCGCGATGGTCGCTGCTTCGATCGCCAATGTGATCCAGGCCGGACCAACCGGCAAGTCCGTGCCGCTGGTAACGCTGCTGGCATGGTCGATGCTCTACGGCACACTGATCGATGGCGGGTTGGCATGGTTCTTCGAAGGGCCGCCGGTGGTGCCTACGTCGCAGGCCTATTGGCTTGGCACGGCCTGGCTGGCGATCGCCGGTTCGGTGGTGACCTTCCCGCTCTATTACGATCTCGTGCGCAAGCTGGGGGCGGGGCGGGCGGCCTATAACGGCGTGCTGGTGGTGGTGATCGCCATGGCGATTTCGACCATGTTCGAAGGGTATCGCTGGACTGCACTGTCGGTCTGCGGTGCAGTCCTGTCGATGATCGGGCTGGTCGTGGCGCTGCGTGCGCGGCAGGTCGCGCGCGAGAGCTAA
- a CDS encoding SDR family oxidoreductase, giving the protein MTRLLIFGLGYTASRIAAALKSRGWQVDATGSAGNLDFADEQAVRAALGAASHVLSSVPPDRTSGSDPVLDRYGNALAGHWLGYLSSTGVYGDQQGAWVDESTPTVAETGAGRRNARAEADAAWFKLGARVFRLPGIYGPGRSALDRVREGRANRIDIPGQVFSRVHVDDIVAGVVAAIEGDAPAGAYNLGDDLPASGNAVTEEACRLLGMEPPPMQTLEEANLSAMARGFYAENRRVANGKARRILGWELKYPTYVEGLASLL; this is encoded by the coding sequence ATGACCCGGCTGCTAATCTTCGGCCTGGGGTACACGGCCAGCCGCATCGCGGCCGCACTCAAATCGCGCGGGTGGCAGGTCGACGCGACCGGCAGCGCGGGCAATCTCGATTTTGCCGATGAACAGGCGGTACGTGCGGCGCTTGGCGCAGCTAGCCATGTGCTTTCTTCGGTCCCGCCGGATCGCACGAGCGGCAGCGATCCGGTGCTGGACCGCTATGGCAACGCCTTGGCAGGCCACTGGCTCGGCTACCTTTCCTCGACCGGGGTCTATGGCGACCAGCAGGGAGCCTGGGTCGATGAGAGCACGCCCACGGTAGCCGAAACAGGAGCGGGCCGGCGCAATGCCCGGGCCGAAGCCGATGCGGCATGGTTCAAACTGGGTGCGCGGGTGTTCCGCCTGCCCGGTATCTACGGGCCGGGTCGCAGCGCGCTCGACCGGGTGCGCGAAGGCCGCGCGAACCGGATCGACATCCCGGGCCAGGTCTTCAGCCGCGTGCATGTGGACGATATCGTGGCGGGCGTTGTCGCGGCGATCGAAGGTGATGCGCCCGCAGGCGCTTACAATCTAGGCGATGACTTGCCGGCCAGCGGCAATGCGGTCACCGAAGAAGCCTGCCGATTGCTGGGTATGGAACCGCCACCAATGCAGACGCTTGAGGAAGCGAACCTCAGCGCAATGGCGCGCGGATTTTATGCAGAGAACCGCCGCGTCGCAAACGGCAAGGCGAGGCGGATATTGGGCTGGGAGCTGAAATATCCCACCTATGTCGAAGGACTGGCAAGCCTGCTTTAG